A DNA window from Deltaproteobacteria bacterium contains the following coding sequences:
- a CDS encoding nitroreductase family deazaflavin-dependent oxidoreductase — translation MSELHDFNQKVIAEFRANQGKVGGQMAGMPMLLLTTTGAKSGQSITKPLVYSKDGDRMVIIASFAGGPKNPPWYHNLIANPEATVEVGAERFQVKAVATTGAERQRLYDQQAAQMPIFKEYQQKTTRQIPVFVLTRIK, via the coding sequence ATGTCAGAACTACACGACTTCAATCAGAAGGTCATTGCTGAGTTTCGTGCCAATCAAGGGAAAGTCGGCGGCCAGATGGCCGGGATGCCAATGCTGCTGCTGACCACGACCGGCGCCAAAAGTGGCCAGTCCATCACCAAGCCCCTGGTCTACAGCAAAGATGGCGATCGTATGGTCATCATTGCTTCGTTCGCGGGTGGTCCCAAGAATCCACCCTGGTATCACAACCTGATTGCCAACCCAGAAGCAACAGTCGAAGTCGGTGCCGAACGCTTTCAGGTCAAAGCAGTGGCCACCACAGGCGCAGAACGACAACGACTCTACGACCAGCAAGCGGCACAGATGCCGATCTTCAAAGAATATCAGCAGAAGACCACGCGGCAGATTCCGGTGTTTGTATTGACGCGGATCAAATGA